In a single window of the Streptomyces sp. NBC_00285 genome:
- a CDS encoding LuxR C-terminal-related transcriptional regulator: MNAAGAGEIRRALVRLRRTTGLPVAFGGLVEPGRPRIRISELSGTATASLLSLAVTSGNGLGGKAVALARPCAVADYSLSRQISHEYDAPVAAEGLRSVLAVPVVVRRRVRGVLYGALRDARPLGDRMLTAAVDAARDVEQALAVGDAAREVLVAVRAEPQPGDIAAWEQVREAHTALRALATRITDPALRTELLDACALLSPAPVTSKGVALTPRELDVLAWVAAGATNAVAAGRLGVSAETVKAYLRSAMRKLGAGTRGEAVAAARREGLLP; encoded by the coding sequence GTGAACGCGGCCGGTGCGGGGGAGATCCGGCGTGCACTGGTGCGGCTGCGGCGCACGACGGGCCTTCCGGTCGCCTTCGGCGGTCTGGTCGAGCCGGGCCGCCCGCGGATACGGATCAGCGAACTGAGCGGCACGGCCACCGCCTCGCTCCTCTCGCTCGCGGTGACCTCGGGCAACGGCCTCGGCGGCAAGGCGGTCGCGCTGGCCCGCCCGTGCGCCGTGGCGGACTACTCCCTGTCCCGGCAGATCAGCCACGAGTACGACGCCCCGGTCGCCGCCGAGGGCCTGCGGTCGGTGCTGGCCGTACCGGTGGTCGTTCGACGGCGGGTACGCGGCGTGCTGTACGGCGCCCTGCGCGACGCCCGGCCGCTGGGCGACCGCATGCTGACGGCGGCGGTGGACGCGGCACGGGACGTGGAGCAGGCGCTGGCCGTCGGCGACGCGGCGCGGGAGGTGCTGGTGGCGGTGCGGGCCGAGCCGCAGCCGGGTGACATCGCCGCCTGGGAGCAGGTCCGGGAGGCGCACACGGCGCTGCGGGCACTGGCCACCCGGATCACCGACCCCGCGCTCAGGACCGAGCTGCTGGACGCGTGCGCGCTGCTGTCCCCCGCGCCGGTGACCTCGAAGGGCGTCGCTCTGACACCGCGTGAGCTGGATGTGCTGGCCTGGGTGGCGGCGGGGGCGACGAACGCGGTGGCCGCGGGCAGGCTGGGTGTGAGTGCCGAGACCGTCAAGGCGTACCTGCGGTCGGCCATGCGGAAACTGGGCGCCGGGACACGGGGTGAGGCGGTGGCCGCCGCGCGTCGGGAGGGACTGCTCCCGTAA
- a CDS encoding LysE family translocator gives MVSTDRVVAFAAMSLLVIVIPGPSVLFVIGRALAHGRRTAVATALGNVFGSYLLVVAVAVGIGSLVERSEALYLAVKLAGAAYLVVLGVQAFRHRKELTASALTARPAAPARGDLRTVLDGALVGVTNPKGVVFFAAVLPQFVDHSAGHVPAQMLLLGLVPITIGLVTDTLWGLTASAARTWFARSDRRLSTIGGVGGFTMIGLGLTVAVTGRAD, from the coding sequence ATGGTGTCCACGGACCGTGTTGTCGCCTTCGCGGCGATGTCGTTGCTGGTGATCGTGATCCCGGGGCCGAGCGTGCTGTTCGTGATCGGACGGGCCCTCGCGCACGGCCGCCGTACCGCGGTGGCGACCGCACTCGGCAATGTCTTCGGCTCGTACCTGCTGGTCGTGGCCGTCGCGGTCGGGATCGGTTCGCTCGTGGAGCGGTCGGAGGCTCTCTACCTGGCGGTGAAGCTGGCGGGCGCCGCCTATCTGGTCGTCCTCGGGGTGCAGGCGTTCCGGCACCGCAAGGAGCTGACGGCGTCCGCGCTCACCGCGCGGCCCGCGGCACCGGCACGCGGTGACCTGCGGACCGTCCTCGACGGCGCCCTGGTCGGCGTCACCAACCCGAAGGGCGTCGTCTTCTTCGCGGCCGTACTCCCCCAGTTCGTGGACCATTCGGCGGGCCACGTACCGGCGCAGATGCTGCTGCTCGGCCTGGTCCCCATCACCATCGGCCTGGTCACGGACACCCTGTGGGGCCTGACCGCCTCGGCCGCCCGCACCTGGTTCGCCCGGTCCGACCGCCGCCTGTCGACCATCGGCGGCGTGGGCGGGTTCACGATGATCGGCCTGGGGCTGACGGTGGCGGTGACGGGCCGCGCGGACTGA
- a CDS encoding winged helix DNA-binding domain-containing protein translates to MTKTTVSAPVLGTRALNRATLERQLLLNRSELSAKAAVGHLLGLQAQNVKPPYHALAARLDAFAPEELSTLMADREVVRIVTMRSTIHTHTADDCLTLRPFVQPARDRELGNFRTGLQGVDLDRLAALAQALVETEPRTMKQLREALLAEWPDADPQALAIAARCRLPLVQVTPRGLWGRSGQVALTTAEHWLGRPAQEPPTPDAVVLRYLAAFGPASVKDMQTWAGLTRLREAFERLRPRLLTFRDENGVELFDLPDAPRPAEDTPAPPRFLPEFDNLLLSHADRTRVVPPEYWGRSWQGNQAHCTLLVDGFLAGVWRLRPDALVVEPFGRLTRAQRADVEKEGERMLGTLHPGTPYDIRFGTVVAT, encoded by the coding sequence ATGACGAAGACGACCGTGTCGGCCCCCGTACTCGGCACCCGCGCCCTGAACCGCGCCACCCTCGAACGGCAGCTGCTTCTGAACCGGTCAGAACTGTCCGCGAAGGCCGCCGTCGGGCATCTGCTGGGACTCCAGGCCCAGAACGTCAAGCCGCCGTATCACGCGCTCGCCGCCCGCCTCGACGCCTTCGCCCCCGAGGAGCTGTCGACGCTGATGGCCGACCGTGAGGTCGTCCGGATCGTCACCATGCGGTCGACCATCCACACCCACACCGCCGACGACTGCCTCACCCTGCGGCCGTTCGTGCAGCCCGCCCGCGACCGCGAACTCGGCAATTTTCGCACGGGACTTCAGGGCGTCGACCTCGACCGTCTCGCCGCCCTGGCCCAGGCGCTCGTCGAGACCGAGCCGCGCACCATGAAGCAGCTGCGCGAGGCCCTCCTCGCCGAGTGGCCGGACGCGGACCCGCAGGCCCTCGCCATCGCCGCCCGCTGCAGGCTGCCGCTCGTCCAGGTCACCCCGCGCGGACTGTGGGGCAGGAGCGGCCAGGTGGCGCTCACCACGGCCGAGCACTGGCTGGGCCGTCCCGCGCAGGAGCCCCCGACTCCCGACGCCGTGGTCCTGCGCTACCTCGCGGCCTTCGGCCCCGCCTCCGTCAAGGACATGCAGACCTGGGCCGGTCTGACCAGGCTCCGCGAGGCCTTCGAGCGGCTACGGCCGCGGCTGCTGACCTTCCGCGACGAGAACGGCGTCGAGCTCTTCGACCTCCCCGACGCACCCCGCCCCGCCGAGGACACCCCGGCCCCGCCGCGCTTCCTGCCGGAGTTCGACAACCTGCTGCTCTCCCACGCCGACCGCACCCGCGTGGTGCCCCCGGAGTACTGGGGCCGCAGCTGGCAGGGCAACCAGGCCCACTGCACGCTCCTCGTCGACGGCTTCCTCGCCGGCGTGTGGCGGCTGCGGCCGGACGCGCTGGTCGTCGAGCCCTTCGGCCGGCTCACCAGGGCCCAGCGGGCGGACGTCGAGAAGGAGGGGGAGCGGATGCTGGGCACGCTGCACCCGGGGACGCCGTACGACATCCGGTTCGGGACCGTCGTAGCGACATGA
- a CDS encoding DUF4041 domain-containing protein — MPDDGSEPDVDADKSVTGQTTGAPPTDPAQGSPGTRQNPALAVPPTPPPLRGVDPAPLLARIADLEAALAAAQGGADLIDLSDQRALQDVGIYRYHHPLENAAAYKDRLRSLEDKIGETVKSSRAILAADMFTFDGSLARGRKLVGDLSKLMLRAYNAEADNCVRSLRSGNVRTALKRLESAVTAIERLGAIMEMRINPEYHALRVTELELTADFQIKMQEEREHARQERQLLREQRQAEKELAAEKERLEKERAHYVSVLASLRAKGDDAAVTELSSRLADIEKAIAANDYRIANIRAGYVYVISNIGAFGPNIVKIGMTRRLDPMDRVRELGDASVPFRYDVHALFFSEDAVTLESQLHKAFASRRVNFVNQRREFFFATPSEVRALLADKVGGLLEFTEEPTALEYFQSRNRWPQQS, encoded by the coding sequence GTGCCCGACGACGGGTCCGAACCGGACGTCGACGCCGACAAGTCCGTGACCGGGCAGACCACCGGGGCCCCTCCCACGGACCCGGCGCAGGGGTCACCGGGAACGCGGCAGAACCCCGCATTAGCCGTCCCACCGACTCCGCCACCGCTCCGAGGAGTCGACCCCGCGCCGCTGCTGGCCCGTATCGCGGACCTCGAAGCGGCGCTCGCCGCCGCACAAGGTGGCGCCGACCTGATCGATCTCAGCGATCAGCGTGCCCTGCAGGATGTCGGCATCTATCGCTACCACCATCCCTTGGAAAACGCGGCGGCCTACAAGGACCGATTGCGCAGTCTCGAAGACAAGATCGGCGAAACCGTCAAGAGCAGTCGCGCGATCCTCGCAGCCGACATGTTCACCTTCGACGGTTCTCTGGCCCGGGGCCGGAAGCTGGTCGGCGATCTATCCAAACTAATGCTGCGGGCTTACAACGCCGAGGCCGACAACTGCGTTCGCTCGCTGCGGTCGGGGAACGTGCGCACTGCGCTGAAGCGGCTGGAGTCGGCGGTCACCGCGATCGAGAGGCTCGGGGCGATCATGGAGATGCGGATCAACCCCGAATATCACGCGCTGCGTGTCACCGAGCTCGAGCTGACCGCGGACTTCCAGATAAAAATGCAGGAAGAGCGCGAACACGCCCGCCAAGAGCGCCAGCTTCTCCGCGAACAGCGCCAGGCTGAGAAGGAGTTGGCAGCCGAGAAGGAACGGCTTGAGAAGGAACGAGCGCACTACGTCAGCGTCCTGGCATCACTCCGCGCCAAGGGCGACGACGCCGCCGTCACGGAACTTTCCAGCCGCCTCGCTGACATCGAGAAGGCCATCGCAGCCAACGACTACCGCATCGCGAACATCCGTGCCGGTTACGTGTACGTCATCTCCAACATCGGTGCGTTCGGTCCGAACATCGTCAAGATCGGCATGACCCGCCGCCTCGATCCGATGGACCGTGTCCGGGAACTCGGCGACGCTTCCGTGCCGTTCCGGTACGACGTCCACGCCCTGTTCTTCTCCGAGGACGCCGTGACTCTGGAGTCGCAACTCCACAAGGCGTTCGCCAGCCGGCGCGTCAACTTCGTCAATCAGCGGCGCGAGTTCTTCTTCGCCACACCGTCCGAAGTCCGGGCACTCCTGGCGGACAAAGTGGGCGGCCTACTCGAGTTCACGGAGGAACCCACGGCCCTTGAGTATTTCCAGAGTCGCAACCGCTGGCCTCAGCAAAGCTGA
- a CDS encoding CorA family divalent cation transporter, producing MSQRPARPAKGSRKSAWRRALTPPTAPPVTEAPAADQPSPQTPEPASIVQAALYRDGVRVSSPATLADTFRELREQPAGMAWIGLARPTESELLSLAAEFDLHPLSVEDAMEAHQRPKLERYGDTLFVVLRAARYLDAPEEVDFGELHVFIGPDFLITVRHGAAPDLSAVRHRMEETPELLKLGPEAVLYAILDAVVDGYVPVVEGVQNDIDEIETEVFRGDPEVSRRIYELSREMVEFQRATRPLVGMLHALMAGFAKYGTDEELQRYLRDVADHVTHTSERVDGFRQALTDILTVNATLVTQQQNAEMRALAEAGFEQNEEIKKISSWAAILFAPTLVGTIYGMNFDDMPELGWRFGYPFAIGLMGVVCVSLYLIFKRKDWL from the coding sequence ATGTCCCAGCGACCCGCCCGCCCCGCCAAGGGTTCCAGGAAGTCCGCCTGGCGCCGTGCCCTGACCCCGCCCACGGCGCCCCCGGTGACCGAGGCACCCGCAGCCGACCAGCCCTCCCCCCAGACGCCCGAACCGGCGAGCATCGTCCAGGCGGCTCTCTACCGTGACGGCGTGCGCGTCTCCTCCCCCGCCACGCTCGCGGACACCTTCCGCGAACTGCGCGAACAGCCGGCCGGTATGGCGTGGATCGGCCTGGCCCGTCCCACCGAGAGCGAACTCCTCTCCCTGGCAGCGGAGTTCGACCTGCACCCGCTGTCCGTCGAGGACGCGATGGAGGCCCACCAGCGCCCCAAACTGGAGCGCTACGGCGACACGCTCTTCGTGGTTCTGCGGGCGGCCCGCTACCTGGACGCCCCGGAGGAAGTCGACTTCGGTGAGCTGCACGTGTTCATCGGCCCGGACTTCCTCATCACGGTCCGGCACGGGGCGGCACCGGACCTCTCGGCGGTCCGGCACCGCATGGAGGAGACACCGGAACTGCTCAAGCTGGGCCCCGAGGCCGTCCTCTACGCCATCCTCGACGCGGTGGTCGACGGCTACGTGCCGGTCGTCGAGGGCGTTCAGAACGACATCGACGAGATCGAGACGGAGGTCTTCCGCGGCGACCCGGAGGTCTCGCGCCGCATCTACGAACTCTCCCGCGAAATGGTCGAGTTCCAGCGCGCCACCCGCCCGCTGGTCGGCATGCTGCACGCCCTGATGGCCGGCTTCGCCAAGTACGGCACGGACGAGGAGCTGCAACGCTATCTGCGGGACGTCGCCGACCACGTCACCCACACCAGCGAACGAGTGGACGGCTTCCGCCAGGCCCTCACCGACATCCTCACGGTCAACGCGACCCTGGTGACCCAGCAACAGAACGCGGAAATGCGGGCGTTGGCGGAAGCGGGGTTCGAGCAGAACGAGGAGATCAAGAAGATCTCGTCGTGGGCGGCGATCCTGTTCGCGCCGACGCTGGTGGGGACCATCTACGGCATGAACTTCGACGACATGCCGGAGTTGGGGTGGCGGTTCGGATACCCCTTCGCTATCGGCTTGATGGGAGTCGTTTGCGTCAGTCTGTACCTTATTTTCAAGCGGAAGGACTGGCTCTGA
- a CDS encoding S1 family peptidase produces the protein MFGLTRAKKAAAVTVATAAAAATALLSAPTAVAAPQPIVGGSTTTTTSYPFVMQITDASQNQFCGGTLVSATKVVTAAHCMVGETTSSVRVVGGRTYLNGTNGTVSKVSKIWINPSYADATNGDDVAVLTLSTSMSYTPASYVSSSQTSVYAAGTTARILGWGTTSESGSSSNQLRTATVPIVSNSSCASSYGSDFVATDMVCAGYTSGGVDTCQGDSGGPLLIGGVLAGITSWGEGCAEAGYPGVYTRLTTFSSLVTAQVNS, from the coding sequence ATGTTCGGTCTCACCCGTGCGAAGAAGGCGGCCGCCGTCACTGTGGCGACCGCCGCTGCCGCCGCCACCGCGTTGCTCAGCGCCCCCACCGCTGTCGCCGCCCCTCAGCCCATCGTCGGCGGTTCGACGACGACCACGACCTCCTACCCGTTCGTCATGCAGATCACGGACGCCTCGCAGAACCAGTTCTGCGGCGGCACCCTGGTCTCCGCGACCAAGGTCGTCACCGCGGCCCACTGCATGGTCGGCGAGACCACCAGCAGCGTGAGAGTCGTCGGCGGCCGCACCTACCTCAACGGTACGAACGGCACCGTCAGCAAGGTCAGCAAGATCTGGATCAACCCGAGCTACGCGGACGCCACCAACGGCGACGACGTGGCCGTCCTGACCCTGTCGACGTCGATGTCCTACACCCCGGCGTCGTACGTCTCCTCGTCCCAGACCAGCGTGTACGCGGCCGGCACCACCGCCCGCATCCTCGGCTGGGGCACCACCTCGGAGAGCGGCAGCTCCTCCAACCAGCTGCGGACCGCGACCGTCCCGATCGTGTCCAACTCCAGCTGTGCCAGTTCCTACGGTTCCGACTTCGTCGCGACCGACATGGTTTGCGCCGGATACACATCCGGCGGCGTAGACACCTGCCAGGGCGACAGCGGCGGTCCCCTGCTCATCGGGGGCGTCCTGGCAGGGATCACTTCATGGGGAGAGGGTTGCGCGGAGGCGGGTTACCCGGGTGTCTACACCCGGCTGACCACCTTCTCCAGCCTCGTGACCGCACAGGTCAACTCATAG
- a CDS encoding ATP-binding protein: MTVPRDFQEPANCRPDLLIGRDELFNQASEQLARGGSVLLHGPAGIGKSTVLRALATESGATARTVLRCSATESESHLPFLALADLFGLVLDDVSDKLPAAQRTALESALTGRGESTLLRDGLALRLAVLSALRALAAEGPVLIVADDMQWLDPASLELLGFAARRLGDIPVRMLCAVRTDGAEHDRHLRALPPNSLAIRCNPLTRDQVASLLDHRGYTGLQRSTVRDIHRTSGGNPFFALELGRALSENPTPHRPGEPLPVPTSLRDLVLSRLEMLSADARRTLLVASAGARPTPALLHAAGRRDAEAEMAQAAALGLLATEAEGPAVRFSHPLISAALYAEAPAQERRDAHRALSTAASDPIERARHLALATTGTDPGVAARLAEAAAQARDRGAPSMAASLGLLSARHTPADSVPAPDERRLTAAEDAITAGELDLARDIARDVLTRATVPADRVRAWITVIDTAGHAMTEVDAVFPQALADAGDDPGLLALIRYQLAWRALLVEGDFDEAREEAARSAALAEQGGDRYNELMALAFQAQIETLMGHPDAPATIKRALKEPQDPRVACHHNGAGYSRFRWLIMSDQLSEARATVTALLREVRRRGSVESEVHFLRGVAETELRSGHCGRALDLARESLMMARDTGIGEVASAVLASIAEASGGSVERALELAREAVDHAEGNGDQMYESRGLAVLGYAQLVAGDAPGAVRSLRRVRELEHGLGITDPARGRWQGDLAEALVRIGEIGEAQDVIDVTRVNALRLGRESVLAVLDRAEALVRAARGEHEAALVQLTSVQDRLAKLGYGLEEARAAFVLAQLRTRRPGPTSYDESARLFRRCRALPWLRQVEAAALARPEEQVTVTAAASDGLDSLEGLASMERQVAALVMEGATNREIAARLFISVKTVEATLTRVYRKLGIRSRVDIVRLAAGRRSP; encoded by the coding sequence GTGACGGTGCCACGCGACTTCCAGGAGCCCGCGAATTGCCGCCCCGACCTGCTCATCGGCCGGGACGAACTCTTCAACCAGGCGAGCGAGCAGCTGGCCCGGGGCGGCAGCGTGCTGCTGCACGGCCCCGCCGGAATAGGAAAATCGACCGTCCTTCGGGCCCTGGCCACGGAATCCGGCGCCACGGCGCGGACGGTGTTGCGCTGCTCGGCCACCGAGTCGGAATCCCATCTCCCCTTCCTGGCCCTGGCCGACCTCTTCGGCCTGGTCCTGGACGACGTCTCCGACAAGCTGCCCGCCGCCCAGCGCACCGCGCTCGAGTCGGCGCTGACCGGGCGCGGCGAGTCCACCCTCCTGCGCGACGGCCTCGCCCTGCGGCTCGCCGTGCTGTCCGCCCTGCGCGCCCTGGCCGCCGAGGGGCCGGTCCTGATCGTCGCCGACGACATGCAGTGGCTGGACCCCGCGAGTCTGGAGCTGCTCGGTTTCGCCGCCCGGCGACTCGGTGACATCCCCGTGCGGATGCTGTGCGCGGTCCGGACCGACGGCGCCGAGCACGACCGTCATCTACGCGCGTTGCCCCCGAACAGCCTGGCCATCCGCTGCAACCCGCTGACCCGAGACCAGGTCGCCTCGCTGCTCGACCACCGCGGCTACACCGGCCTCCAGCGCTCCACCGTGCGGGACATCCACCGCACCAGCGGCGGCAACCCGTTCTTCGCCCTGGAACTCGGCCGGGCGCTCAGCGAGAACCCGACTCCGCACCGCCCCGGCGAGCCGCTGCCGGTGCCCACCTCGCTGCGGGACCTGGTGCTGAGCCGTCTGGAGATGCTGTCCGCGGACGCCCGGCGCACCCTCCTGGTGGCGAGCGCCGGCGCCCGCCCCACCCCGGCGCTGCTGCACGCGGCCGGCCGCAGGGACGCCGAGGCCGAGATGGCCCAGGCGGCCGCGCTGGGCCTGCTCGCGACGGAGGCCGAGGGTCCCGCCGTACGCTTCTCGCATCCGCTGATCTCGGCCGCGCTGTACGCGGAGGCGCCCGCGCAGGAACGGCGGGACGCGCACCGTGCGCTGTCCACGGCCGCCTCCGACCCGATCGAGCGGGCCCGCCATCTGGCCCTGGCGACCACGGGCACCGACCCGGGGGTGGCCGCACGGCTCGCCGAGGCCGCGGCTCAGGCCCGGGACCGGGGCGCACCCTCGATGGCCGCCTCGCTCGGGCTGCTGTCCGCCCGGCACACCCCGGCCGACAGCGTGCCCGCTCCCGACGAACGCCGGCTGACGGCCGCCGAGGACGCGATCACCGCCGGCGAGCTGGACCTCGCCCGGGACATCGCCCGGGACGTGCTCACCCGGGCGACCGTGCCCGCGGACCGGGTGCGGGCCTGGATCACCGTGATCGACACGGCGGGCCACGCGATGACGGAGGTCGACGCGGTCTTCCCGCAGGCCCTGGCCGACGCCGGCGACGACCCCGGACTGCTCGCCCTGATCCGCTACCAGCTGGCCTGGCGGGCCCTGCTCGTCGAGGGCGACTTCGACGAGGCCCGCGAGGAGGCCGCCCGCTCGGCGGCCCTGGCCGAGCAGGGCGGCGACCGGTACAACGAGCTGATGGCGCTGGCCTTCCAGGCCCAGATCGAGACCCTGATGGGCCACCCGGACGCCCCCGCGACCATCAAGCGCGCCCTGAAGGAGCCCCAGGACCCGCGGGTGGCCTGCCATCACAACGGCGCCGGCTACTCCCGCTTCCGCTGGCTGATCATGAGCGACCAGCTGTCCGAGGCCCGCGCGACGGTCACCGCGCTGCTGCGCGAGGTGCGGCGGCGCGGGTCGGTCGAGAGCGAGGTGCACTTCCTGCGCGGGGTTGCCGAGACCGAGCTGCGTTCCGGGCACTGCGGGCGGGCCCTCGACCTGGCCCGGGAGAGCCTGATGATGGCCCGGGACACCGGGATCGGCGAGGTCGCCTCGGCTGTGCTCGCCTCCATCGCGGAGGCCTCGGGCGGCAGTGTCGAGCGGGCCCTCGAACTGGCCCGGGAGGCGGTCGACCACGCCGAGGGGAACGGCGACCAGATGTACGAGTCCCGGGGCCTGGCCGTCCTCGGGTACGCGCAGCTCGTCGCAGGGGACGCACCGGGCGCGGTCCGTTCGCTGCGCCGGGTGCGCGAGCTGGAACACGGGCTCGGCATCACCGACCCGGCGCGCGGACGCTGGCAGGGCGACCTCGCCGAGGCCCTCGTACGGATCGGGGAGATCGGGGAGGCGCAGGACGTCATCGACGTGACGCGGGTGAACGCGCTCAGGCTCGGCCGGGAGAGCGTGCTCGCCGTACTGGACCGGGCCGAGGCGCTGGTGCGGGCGGCGCGCGGTGAACACGAGGCTGCGCTGGTCCAGTTGACGTCCGTGCAGGATCGTCTCGCCAAGCTGGGTTACGGCCTGGAGGAGGCGCGCGCCGCCTTCGTCCTGGCCCAGTTGCGCACCCGACGGCCCGGTCCGACGTCGTACGACGAGTCGGCCCGCCTGTTCAGGCGCTGCCGGGCACTGCCCTGGCTGCGGCAGGTGGAGGCGGCCGCGCTGGCCCGTCCGGAGGAACAGGTGACCGTCACGGCCGCCGCGTCCGACGGTCTGGACAGTCTCGAAGGGCTCGCCTCGATGGAGCGTCAGGTGGCCGCGCTCGTCATGGAGGGCGCCACCAACCGGGAGATCGCCGCACGGCTGTTCATCAGTGTGAAGACGGTCGAGGCGACCCTCACGAGGGTGTACCGGAAGCTGGGGATCCGATCCCGGGTCGACATCGTCAGACTGGCGGCAGGGCGCCGATCGCCGTGA
- a CDS encoding tyrosine-type recombinase/integrase: protein MRLHIQPQLGTVALRDISPAVLRGYIATLESELSPRYARQIVGSLSNIFETAIDDKRLARNPMRAKSVRWPKAREDQRDAWPLETAQRVRDARYRIAVVLALGCGLRQGEVFGLSPEDVDFARGVLRIRRQVQLLGGCLYFTLPKGGKTRVADMPPSVAAALARYLMEYPAVEVGLSWDGPEPDRETKKFPLIVTTTYGNALRANIFNVEVWKPALAAAGVIPLRKKDERWKASRKDCFHVLRHTYASVILEVGESVVTLARWLGHSSPTITLDYYAHFMPEAGGKGRGAIDALPGRPALAA, encoded by the coding sequence GTGCGCCTCCATATTCAGCCTCAACTGGGCACCGTCGCCCTGCGGGACATCAGCCCAGCGGTGCTGCGTGGCTACATCGCCACGCTGGAGAGTGAACTGTCACCGCGATACGCCCGGCAGATCGTCGGCTCGCTCTCGAACATCTTCGAGACCGCAATCGACGACAAGCGCCTGGCACGCAACCCGATGCGGGCCAAGTCCGTGCGGTGGCCCAAGGCGCGGGAGGACCAGAGGGACGCCTGGCCCCTGGAGACCGCGCAGCGCGTACGGGACGCGCGCTACCGTATTGCCGTCGTGCTCGCGCTGGGCTGTGGACTGCGCCAGGGTGAGGTCTTCGGGTTGTCGCCGGAAGACGTCGACTTCGCCCGTGGAGTGCTGCGCATCCGCCGACAGGTCCAACTCCTCGGCGGGTGCCTGTACTTCACCCTGCCGAAGGGCGGTAAGACCCGCGTCGCCGACATGCCTCCGTCGGTCGCGGCGGCCCTGGCCCGATACCTCATGGAGTACCCGGCGGTCGAGGTGGGGCTGTCGTGGGACGGTCCGGAGCCCGATCGGGAGACGAAGAAGTTCCCGCTCATCGTCACCACGACGTACGGCAACGCCCTTCGCGCGAACATCTTCAACGTAGAGGTGTGGAAGCCGGCCTTGGCAGCCGCCGGCGTCATCCCCCTGCGCAAGAAGGACGAGCGGTGGAAGGCGTCGCGAAAGGACTGCTTCCACGTGCTCCGGCACACATACGCCTCGGTCATCCTCGAAGTGGGCGAGTCCGTCGTCACCCTGGCCCGCTGGCTTGGCCATTCGAGCCCGACGATCACCCTGGACTACTACGCCCACTTCATGCCGGAGGCCGGCGGCAAGGGGCGAGGCGCCATCGACGCCCTGCCCGGCCGGCCTGCACTAGCCGCGTAG